One stretch of Chryseobacterium sp. LJ668 DNA includes these proteins:
- a CDS encoding DUF4403 family protein translates to MKILNILFLLLSIGIFGQSNTSGDAIYNFPKIKSSITMPVTIPLSEISNMINASVKDLIFQDDSYTDNDNDQFKVKVWKTRPIRLVGDANENILIEVPLKIWAEKGIGTLGVYTYQETAFETVMYFKTALSFKNNWTVSTFTQPMGFKWVKKPVLDFGKIQIPITSFVEKSLKEQQYNFCKTIDKQMASQLNFQQYAVLAWNAFSQPFNISEEYNTWLKITPINVNITPFKFYGNQIDTTIGIDIFSETYTGTKPEASQPAKAVMNFNFIPLLADQFVLQTTANIPFSEATNIAKKTFLNKEFDVRDSKVKITNIKVYGEANRIMIEADTEGYVNGTAFISGIPAYDESKRKIVLSDTKFKLRTANIIQKLATSLFKGKIVKMIEDEYGIPTSDLEISSKKSIEEAFNKEYYKGLKMTGKVSNLKPHQILLNNSGITAVIDTNANLRLTLKGF, encoded by the coding sequence GTGAAGATATTAAACATATTATTTCTACTTCTCTCTATTGGAATTTTTGGACAAAGCAATACGTCCGGCGATGCCATTTATAATTTTCCGAAAATAAAATCGAGCATTACGATGCCTGTTACAATTCCGTTGTCGGAAATCAGCAATATGATTAATGCTTCGGTGAAAGATTTGATTTTTCAGGATGATTCTTATACGGACAATGATAACGACCAATTTAAAGTAAAAGTCTGGAAAACCAGACCGATAAGACTCGTTGGAGATGCTAATGAAAACATTCTGATAGAAGTTCCGTTAAAAATTTGGGCAGAAAAAGGCATCGGAACTTTGGGAGTTTATACTTATCAGGAAACGGCTTTCGAAACGGTCATGTATTTTAAAACCGCATTAAGCTTTAAAAATAACTGGACGGTAAGCACTTTCACACAGCCAATGGGTTTTAAATGGGTGAAAAAACCTGTTTTAGATTTCGGAAAAATTCAGATCCCAATTACTTCTTTTGTTGAAAAAAGCCTGAAAGAACAGCAATACAATTTCTGTAAAACGATTGATAAGCAAATGGCTTCACAACTCAATTTTCAGCAATATGCAGTTCTGGCCTGGAATGCATTTTCTCAACCCTTTAACATCTCCGAAGAATATAATACATGGCTCAAAATCACGCCGATCAACGTCAATATTACTCCATTTAAATTCTACGGAAATCAAATCGACACCACTATCGGAATCGATATTTTCTCAGAAACGTACACCGGAACCAAACCTGAAGCTTCGCAACCCGCAAAAGCCGTGATGAATTTTAATTTTATTCCTCTTTTGGCAGACCAATTTGTCCTGCAGACCACTGCGAATATTCCGTTTTCTGAAGCAACGAATATCGCAAAAAAAACTTTTCTGAATAAAGAATTTGACGTCAGAGATTCTAAAGTAAAAATCACGAATATCAAAGTATACGGCGAAGCCAACCGAATTATGATAGAAGCTGACACGGAAGGTTATGTGAACGGAACAGCTTTTATTTCGGGAATTCCCGCTTATGATGAAAGTAAAAGAAAAATAGTACTTTCAGATACAAAATTTAAACTAAGGACAGCCAATATTATTCAAAAGTTAGCAACTTCTCTTTTCAAAGGAAAAATTGTGAAAATGATAGAAGATGAATACGGGATTCCAACATCTGATCTTGAAATTTCATCAAAGAAAAGTATAGAAGAAGCATTTAACAAAGAATATTATAAAGGCTTAAAGATGACAGGTAAAGTTTCAAATCTTAAGCCTCACCAGATTCTTTTAAATAATTCGGGAATTACAGCTGTGATCGATACGAATGCAAATCTGAGACTTACTTTAAAAGGATTTTAA
- the folB gene encoding dihydroneopterin aldolase, which produces MSKIFLEDVKIYAYHGVLPEENIIGTYYILNAELHTDLWDAAASDDLNDTISYADINEIIHDEMKIRSKLLEHVAGRIITKINEKFNQISYIKLRITKTSPPMKGETKGASIELEKSFLLGGITGNE; this is translated from the coding sequence ATGAGCAAAATATTTTTAGAAGACGTAAAAATCTACGCTTATCACGGCGTTCTTCCCGAAGAAAACATCATCGGAACCTATTATATTTTAAATGCAGAGCTACACACTGATTTGTGGGATGCTGCTGCTTCCGATGATTTGAATGATACGATAAGCTATGCAGATATTAATGAGATTATTCATGATGAGATGAAGATTCGATCTAAGCTGCTAGAACATGTCGCAGGAAGAATCATTACCAAAATCAATGAAAAATTCAATCAGATTTCTTACATCAAATTAAGAATCACCAAAACAAGCCCGCCCATGAAAGGCGAAACTAAAGGTGCAAGTATAGAGCTTGAAAAAAGTTTTTTATTAGGCGGAATTACAGGAAATGAGTAA
- the nadA gene encoding quinolinate synthase NadA, translating into MSTETLEKAKSTLPVKGFLDLKDIAIPQGEDLVKAILQLKEEKNAVILAHYYQPGEIQDIADFLGDSLQLARQAKDTDADMIVFCGVHFMAEAAKILNPTKKVVLPDTMAGCSLADGCSGEGLRKMREQYPNALIATYINCNAETKAESDIIVTSSNAETVIEALPTDRPIIFAPDKNLGRYLSKKTGRDMILWDGSCIVHEAFSMERIAQQLADNPDAKLIAHPESEEAVLKLAHFIGSTSALLNFVEQDDCQKFIIATEEGILHEMRKRAPHKELIPALVFDESCNCSECFYMKRNTMEKLYLCMKYELPEIIIEEELRLRALKPIEAMLDLSKSIK; encoded by the coding sequence ATGAGCACCGAAACATTAGAAAAAGCTAAATCTACACTTCCTGTAAAAGGATTTTTAGATTTGAAAGATATAGCAATTCCACAAGGGGAAGATTTGGTAAAAGCCATTCTCCAATTGAAAGAAGAAAAAAATGCCGTTATTCTGGCGCATTATTATCAACCGGGAGAAATTCAGGATATCGCTGATTTTCTGGGAGATTCTCTTCAGTTGGCAAGACAGGCAAAAGATACCGATGCCGATATGATCGTGTTCTGCGGAGTGCATTTCATGGCAGAAGCTGCAAAAATCCTGAACCCAACTAAAAAAGTAGTTCTTCCAGATACAATGGCGGGATGCTCTCTAGCAGACGGTTGTTCAGGAGAAGGTTTGAGAAAGATGCGTGAGCAATATCCCAATGCCTTAATTGCTACGTACATCAACTGTAACGCTGAAACAAAAGCAGAAAGTGACATCATTGTTACCAGTTCGAACGCTGAAACCGTAATTGAAGCTTTACCGACTGACCGACCGATTATCTTTGCCCCGGATAAAAATTTGGGAAGATATTTATCTAAAAAAACCGGACGTGATATGATTCTTTGGGACGGAAGTTGTATTGTACACGAAGCGTTTTCCATGGAAAGAATTGCACAGCAATTGGCAGATAATCCTGATGCAAAACTGATTGCACATCCGGAAAGTGAAGAAGCCGTTTTAAAACTGGCTCACTTTATCGGTTCGACTTCTGCACTTTTGAATTTTGTAGAACAAGACGATTGTCAGAAATTCATTATTGCAACAGAAGAAGGAATTCTTCACGAAATGAGAAAACGTGCACCACACAAAGAACTGATTCCTGCTTTGGTTTTTGACGAAAGCTGTAACTGCTCAGAATGTTTTTACATGAAGAGAAATACAATGGAAAAACTCTATTTATGCATGAAATATGAACTTCCTGAAATTATCATTGAAGAAGAACTTCGACTGAGAGCGCTGAAACCTATTGAGGCAATGCTCGATCTTTCAAAAAGCATTAAATAA
- the gmk gene encoding guanylate kinase yields MNKVIIFSAPSGSGKTTLVKHSLEAIPELEFSISCTTREPRGSEIHAVDYHFISPDEFRQKIAEEAFVEFEEVYTDKYYGTLKSEVENIWNQGKVVIFDVDVKGGISLKKYFGEKALSIFIEPPSIAELERRLISRNTDDAETIKTRVEKAEEELTYAIEFDKIVINSDLSEAKKEIESLIKNFIGS; encoded by the coding sequence ATGAATAAAGTTATCATATTTTCAGCGCCGTCAGGAAGCGGGAAGACAACGTTGGTAAAACATTCGTTGGAAGCAATTCCCGAATTGGAATTTTCCATCTCTTGCACGACGAGAGAGCCAAGAGGAAGTGAAATTCATGCCGTTGATTATCACTTTATTTCGCCTGACGAATTCAGACAGAAAATTGCTGAGGAAGCTTTTGTGGAATTTGAAGAGGTTTACACCGATAAATATTACGGAACTTTAAAATCTGAAGTAGAAAACATCTGGAATCAGGGAAAAGTTGTTATTTTTGATGTAGACGTAAAAGGCGGAATTTCATTAAAAAAATATTTTGGCGAAAAAGCATTGTCCATTTTCATTGAACCACCTTCGATTGCCGAGTTGGAACGAAGATTGATTTCAAGAAACACCGATGACGCCGAAACCATCAAAACCCGCGTGGAAAAAGCTGAAGAAGAGCTTACTTACGCGATAGAATTTGATAAAATCGTTATCAACAGCGATTTGAGTGAAGCAAAAAAAGAAATAGAAAGTTTAATAAAAAATTTTATTGGAAGTTAA
- a CDS encoding YicC family protein, translating to MILSMTGFGRAEGVFEGKKISIDIKSLNSKSFDLNIKIPLRYKEKEFEVRKILNDRIIRGKVDCYINIENLEETNDVKINRSLIDSYMNELKNIASDGPDFEYLKMAVRLPDAITSRPDELNEGEWEALAKIVHAAVDKFQEFRKTEGNILHEELERNIKNIDKYLTEVVPYEQVRIDTVRERYMKTLKEFENVDETRFYQEMAYFTEKLDIQEEKVRLSQHLKYYSEVMDNEDFNGKKLGFISQEIGREINTLGSKANHAEIQKLVVMMKDDLEKIKEQTLNVL from the coding sequence ATGATTTTATCAATGACCGGCTTCGGTAGAGCCGAAGGTGTTTTTGAAGGAAAAAAAATTTCGATAGATATTAAATCACTGAACAGCAAGAGCTTTGATTTGAACATTAAAATTCCTTTACGTTACAAAGAAAAAGAATTTGAAGTAAGAAAAATTCTCAATGATAGAATCATCCGTGGAAAGGTAGATTGCTATATTAATATTGAGAATCTTGAAGAAACCAATGATGTGAAAATCAACAGAAGTCTGATTGATTCTTATATGAATGAGCTTAAAAACATTGCTTCTGACGGACCAGATTTTGAATACCTTAAAATGGCAGTACGACTTCCTGATGCCATCACTTCGAGACCAGACGAACTGAATGAAGGAGAATGGGAAGCTTTGGCTAAAATTGTACATGCAGCTGTCGATAAATTTCAGGAATTCCGAAAAACGGAAGGAAATATCCTTCATGAAGAGCTGGAACGGAACATTAAAAATATTGATAAATATTTAACAGAAGTTGTTCCTTATGAACAGGTGAGAATTGATACCGTTAGAGAACGGTATATGAAAACTTTAAAAGAGTTTGAAAACGTTGATGAGACAAGATTTTATCAGGAAATGGCTTATTTCACTGAAAAATTAGACATTCAGGAAGAAAAGGTAAGACTTTCCCAGCATTTGAAATATTATTCTGAAGTGATGGACAACGAAGATTTTAATGGGAAAAAACTAGGTTTTATTTCGCAGGAAATCGGAAGAGAAATCAATACTTTAGGTTCAAAAGCCAATCACGCTGAGATTCAGAAATTGGTGGTGATGATGAAAGATGACTTAGAAAAAATTAAAGAACAAACATTAAATGTATTATAA
- the miaA gene encoding tRNA (adenosine(37)-N6)-dimethylallyltransferase MiaA, with protein sequence MKNKNLISVVGPTGIGKTRLAIDLAKHFNTEIVSCDSRQFFKEMIIGTASPSAEELAEATHHFIGNLSVQEYYSIGQYEEDALKKLNELFEKHNTVILVGGSMMYEKAVIEGLNDLPEANEENQTKLQAILDHEGIDKLQTMLKELDPEYYSVVDFHNHRRLLRAIDVIWQTNKKYSELIAVSQDSRDFNVIRIGIDAPREKLYDRINRRVDIMMEKGLLNEAKGLEKFKHLTALNTVGYAELFKYFDGEWDLDFAVSEIKKNSRRYAKRQLTWYRKAEDIHYLQMGYSEKDFNDLIEFISAQKESII encoded by the coding sequence GTGAAAAATAAAAATTTGATTTCTGTTGTAGGTCCTACCGGAATTGGAAAAACGAGATTGGCAATTGATCTGGCAAAACATTTCAATACAGAAATTGTCTCCTGCGATTCGCGACAGTTTTTTAAAGAAATGATCATCGGAACTGCTTCTCCTTCAGCAGAAGAACTGGCTGAGGCAACTCATCATTTTATAGGGAATCTTTCGGTTCAGGAATATTATTCTATCGGGCAATATGAGGAAGATGCCTTAAAAAAACTCAACGAACTTTTTGAAAAACACAATACCGTCATTTTAGTTGGTGGAAGTATGATGTACGAAAAAGCGGTCATAGAAGGTCTGAATGACCTGCCGGAAGCCAATGAAGAAAATCAAACTAAGCTGCAGGCAATTCTTGATCATGAAGGAATTGATAAACTTCAGACAATGCTGAAAGAACTCGATCCGGAGTATTATTCTGTCGTAGATTTCCATAATCACAGAAGGCTTTTACGGGCAATTGATGTTATTTGGCAAACAAATAAAAAATATTCTGAATTGATTGCTGTTTCACAGGATTCAAGAGACTTTAATGTGATCCGGATCGGTATTGATGCCCCGAGGGAAAAGCTGTATGACAGAATCAACAGGAGAGTGGATATCATGATGGAGAAAGGTTTGTTGAATGAAGCTAAAGGTTTGGAGAAATTCAAACATTTGACGGCTTTGAATACGGTTGGATATGCCGAATTGTTTAAATATTTTGACGGAGAGTGGGATTTGGATTTTGCGGTTTCTGAAATCAAGAAAAACAGCCGAAGATATGCAAAACGCCAATTAACCTGGTATCGAAAGGCGGAAGATATTCATTATTTGCAAATGGGATATTCTGAAAAGGATTTTAATGATTTGATAGAATTTATTTCTGCACAAAAAGAGTCAATAATTTAA
- a CDS encoding phosphoglycerate mutase family protein — MKKTFISSLLLIVLIAIGVRISAQELKTVTPANSIESLLGIPLQSEIKSTETVLILLRHAEKENVGNDPELSADGKMRAEELKKILKNVHVDAVFTTPFNRTRQTVAPLAAEKNLLIKEYSPKETPQQFIENIIAQNRGKVVVIVGHSNTIPEMVKILSDNTIDPKINDAQFDNLFVIKNSSVSGTVSAVQKKFGKTTP; from the coding sequence ATGAAGAAAACATTTATTTCGAGCTTATTGCTGATTGTCCTTATTGCAATAGGTGTACGAATTTCCGCTCAAGAACTTAAGACTGTTACTCCGGCAAATTCCATTGAAAGTCTATTAGGCATTCCTTTACAATCAGAAATAAAAAGTACCGAAACTGTATTGATTTTGCTGCGTCATGCTGAAAAAGAAAATGTCGGGAATGATCCTGAATTAAGTGCTGATGGAAAAATGAGAGCAGAAGAATTAAAAAAAATATTAAAGAATGTGCATGTAGATGCTGTTTTTACAACTCCATTTAACCGTACGAGACAAACAGTGGCTCCGTTGGCAGCAGAAAAAAATCTTTTAATTAAAGAATACTCACCCAAAGAAACTCCACAGCAATTCATAGAGAATATCATTGCACAGAATAGGGGGAAAGTAGTGGTTATTGTAGGGCATTCTAATACAATTCCTGAGATGGTAAAAATATTGAGTGATAATACCATAGATCCAAAGATCAACGATGCTCAGTTTGACAATTTATTTGTGATTAAAAATTCATCGGTTTCGGGAACTGTGTCTGCTGTTCAGAAAAAATTCGGGAAAACCACCCCATAA
- a CDS encoding efflux transporter outer membrane subunit has protein sequence MKRVKNIIIAFALALVSVSCVSKLAYKEPELELPEQFQYTATADTASVANLQWKQFFNDPILQDLIEKGIRNNYDLQIALKQVASSQEKLKQAKYLQYPDIGFGVSAQISKPSKNSMNGQSLNLFLGQSHVEDYNAAFNLSWEADIWGKIKNQQEVSKMQYLQTYEATKAIQTQVVAAIAQGYYNLLMLDKQLQIAKSNLDLSTNTLSLTEKLWQSGDTTSLGVQQATAQKQSTELLITQLEQNIAIQENALSILVGENPNKVNRTIEMSDTSLPQDISAGLPAAMVSRRPDVRQQELALLESNSLVGIAQANMYPALRITANGGVNSFKIDNWFQIPASLFGSVLGGLTQPIFQKRQLKTDLNVAKIQREKNVLAFRQSVLNAVGEVSDALVSNESLKVQEQKASEQVTTLKNGIKSAEMLYKGGMANYLEVITAQGNSLQAELNLASVKRQRLSSIVDLYRALGGGWK, from the coding sequence ATGAAAAGAGTAAAAAATATCATCATAGCATTTGCGCTGGCTTTAGTTTCGGTTTCCTGCGTGTCAAAACTGGCGTACAAAGAACCTGAACTTGAGCTTCCGGAGCAATTTCAATATACGGCAACCGCCGACACCGCAAGTGTAGCCAATTTACAATGGAAACAGTTTTTTAACGATCCTATTTTGCAAGATTTGATAGAAAAAGGGATTAGAAATAATTATGACTTACAAATTGCATTAAAACAGGTTGCTTCTTCTCAAGAAAAACTGAAACAGGCAAAATATCTTCAATATCCTGATATTGGTTTCGGAGTTTCTGCACAGATTTCAAAACCTTCAAAAAACAGCATGAATGGGCAAAGCTTAAATTTATTTTTAGGGCAAAGTCATGTTGAAGATTACAATGCAGCATTTAATCTTTCTTGGGAAGCAGACATCTGGGGGAAAATAAAAAATCAGCAGGAAGTTTCAAAAATGCAGTATCTGCAGACTTATGAAGCGACAAAAGCAATTCAGACACAGGTTGTTGCCGCAATTGCGCAGGGTTATTATAATTTATTGATGCTTGATAAACAATTACAGATTGCAAAATCCAATTTAGATTTAAGTACCAACACGCTTTCTCTTACAGAAAAATTGTGGCAAAGTGGCGATACAACTTCATTAGGAGTTCAGCAGGCAACTGCTCAAAAACAATCGACAGAACTTTTGATCACTCAACTGGAGCAAAATATTGCCATTCAGGAAAATGCTCTAAGTATTTTGGTTGGTGAAAATCCAAATAAAGTCAATAGAACGATTGAAATGTCTGACACTTCTTTACCACAGGATATTTCCGCAGGACTTCCCGCAGCGATGGTGAGCCGTCGTCCTGATGTTCGTCAGCAAGAATTGGCATTACTGGAATCAAATTCATTGGTAGGAATTGCTCAGGCCAATATGTATCCTGCATTAAGAATTACCGCAAACGGTGGCGTTAATTCATTTAAGATTGATAACTGGTTTCAGATTCCGGCTTCCCTGTTCGGTTCGGTTTTAGGAGGATTGACTCAGCCTATTTTTCAGAAAAGACAATTGAAAACAGATTTAAATGTTGCTAAAATTCAAAGAGAGAAAAACGTTTTGGCATTTCGTCAGTCTGTTTTGAATGCAGTAGGCGAAGTTTCTGATGCATTGGTTTCTAACGAAAGTTTAAAAGTTCAGGAACAGAAAGCCAGCGAACAGGTAACAACTTTGAAAAACGGAATCAAAAGTGCCGAAATGCTGTACAAAGGCGGAATGGCAAATTACTTAGAAGTGATTACCGCTCAGGGAAATTCTCTACAGGCTGAACTGAATCTTGCGTCCGTAAAAAGACAGAGATTAAGCAGTATCGTAGATTTATACCGGGCTTTAGGTGGCGGATGGAAGTAG
- a CDS encoding efflux RND transporter permease subunit — translation MLKQFIDRPVLSTVISIILLLLGAMSVFNLPITLFPDIAPPSVQVTAFYPGANAEVVARSVAVPIEEAVNGVENMTYMTSNSSNDGSMTLSVFFKQGSDPDNAAVNVQNRVSKAMSQLPQEVVQAGISTQKVQNSMIMFMGLSSNDPKQYDELFLQNYLKINVIPQIQRVPGVAQAQVFGTRDYSMRLWLKPDRLAANNLSPQEVLAAVKDHNLEAAPGRLGQGSKETYEYILKYKGKLNKNADYENIAIKSNSDGSFLRLKDVARVEFGSYTYTAANRMDGKPVAGFAILQTAGSNANEILTDIEKQVEQMKTTLPKGVEPIIMYNSKDFLDASIHQVVETLVIAFVLVFIVVFIFLQDFRSTLIPAIAVPVAIIGTFFFLQMFGFSINMLTLFALVLAIGIVVDDAIVVVEAVHSKMEQTGMPVEQATTNSMSEISGAIISITLVMCAVFIPVGFMQGPAGVFYRQFAFTLVIAIMISAVNALTLSPALCALLLNDSQGEHGEHSQKRGFGAKFFNAFNKSFNNMTRKYIYSLKFLIKNKWVAVTGLALITAASVFLINKAPTGFIPTEDQGFVLYAVNTPPGSSLDRTHRATEQIDKIINGEKAKNHLWVADGMNFISNSNASPYAAGFIKLKDFEDRGEVKDPDQIAAGLTGKVAQVKDANAFFFNFPTVQGFGNVSGFEFMLQDKTNGSFEQLGNNTQAFIGELMKRPEIAFAFTTYAAGNPQYTIDVDTDKANQLGVSVTELMQTMQIYYGSSFVSDFNRFGKYYRVMAQADIPYRTDANSMEGIYVKNKTGEMVPVKTLVTLKRSFGPETVSRNNLFNAVTINGTPKPGYSTGDAIKAVEEVAQKSLPRGYGYEWTGITREEIKTGGQTAFVFMLSILFVYFLLAAQYESYVLPFAVILTIPTGIFGVFAFTGLAGIDNNIYVQVGLIMLVGLLAKNAILIVEFAVQRRKAGKTLIESALQASRLRLRPILMTSFAFIIGMLPLVWTQGAAAKGNHSIGISTVGGMFTGVVFGIFIIPVMYVIFQYLHEKMPSRKNKRLQKQKLLAAAH, via the coding sequence ATGTTAAAACAATTTATAGATAGACCGGTACTTTCTACGGTTATCTCCATCATACTTTTGCTGTTGGGAGCAATGTCGGTGTTCAACCTTCCGATTACGCTGTTTCCGGATATTGCACCACCAAGTGTGCAGGTGACAGCATTTTATCCGGGAGCGAATGCAGAAGTTGTTGCCCGATCAGTTGCAGTTCCTATTGAGGAGGCTGTGAACGGTGTTGAGAACATGACGTACATGACCTCCAATTCAAGTAACGACGGATCGATGACTTTGAGTGTGTTTTTCAAACAGGGTTCAGATCCGGATAACGCAGCAGTTAACGTTCAAAACCGTGTTTCCAAAGCGATGAGCCAGCTTCCGCAGGAAGTTGTACAGGCAGGAATTTCGACTCAGAAAGTTCAAAACAGTATGATTATGTTTATGGGATTATCAAGTAATGACCCAAAACAATATGACGAACTTTTCTTGCAAAACTACTTGAAGATCAATGTCATTCCACAAATACAGCGTGTTCCGGGAGTTGCTCAGGCTCAGGTTTTCGGAACAAGAGATTATTCGATGAGACTTTGGCTGAAACCAGACCGGTTAGCTGCCAACAATCTTTCTCCACAGGAAGTTTTGGCAGCAGTAAAAGATCACAATCTTGAAGCAGCACCGGGACGTTTGGGACAGGGAAGCAAAGAAACGTACGAATATATCTTAAAATATAAAGGTAAATTAAACAAAAATGCAGACTACGAAAACATCGCCATCAAATCAAACAGTGACGGTTCGTTTTTAAGATTAAAAGATGTTGCAAGAGTAGAATTCGGTTCTTATACCTACACCGCAGCCAACAGAATGGACGGTAAACCCGTAGCAGGATTTGCAATTTTGCAAACTGCAGGTTCTAATGCCAACGAAATTTTAACTGATATTGAAAAGCAGGTTGAGCAGATGAAAACTACCCTACCTAAAGGAGTTGAGCCCATCATCATGTACAATTCCAAAGACTTTTTGGATGCGTCAATTCATCAGGTAGTGGAAACTTTAGTAATTGCATTCGTTCTGGTATTTATTGTAGTATTTATTTTTCTTCAGGATTTCAGATCTACATTAATTCCTGCGATTGCAGTTCCGGTAGCAATTATCGGCACATTTTTCTTCCTTCAAATGTTTGGATTCAGCATTAATATGTTAACCTTATTCGCTTTAGTTTTAGCCATCGGAATTGTGGTGGATGATGCGATTGTCGTTGTAGAAGCCGTCCATTCTAAAATGGAACAAACGGGAATGCCGGTTGAACAGGCAACAACAAATTCGATGAGTGAAATTTCCGGAGCAATTATTTCCATTACATTGGTGATGTGTGCGGTATTTATTCCGGTTGGTTTTATGCAGGGTCCTGCTGGAGTTTTCTACAGACAGTTTGCCTTTACTTTGGTAATCGCCATTATGATTTCAGCGGTTAATGCATTAACATTGAGTCCTGCTTTATGTGCTTTGTTATTAAATGATTCTCAAGGTGAACATGGCGAACACAGTCAAAAAAGAGGTTTTGGAGCGAAGTTTTTCAATGCTTTCAACAAAAGCTTCAACAACATGACCAGAAAATATATCTACAGCCTTAAATTTTTAATTAAAAATAAATGGGTTGCGGTTACAGGTTTAGCGTTGATTACCGCTGCGAGTGTTTTCTTAATTAATAAAGCTCCGACAGGATTTATTCCTACAGAAGATCAGGGATTTGTTTTGTATGCAGTAAATACGCCGCCCGGAAGTTCATTAGACAGAACGCACAGAGCTACTGAACAAATCGATAAGATTATTAACGGTGAAAAAGCAAAAAATCATCTTTGGGTTGCCGACGGAATGAATTTCATCAGTAATTCCAATGCTTCACCATATGCTGCAGGTTTTATTAAACTGAAAGATTTTGAAGATCGTGGCGAGGTGAAAGATCCGGATCAAATTGCAGCAGGATTGACAGGAAAAGTGGCGCAAGTGAAAGATGCCAACGCATTTTTCTTCAATTTCCCAACAGTACAGGGTTTTGGTAACGTTTCAGGATTTGAATTTATGTTACAGGACAAAACCAACGGTTCTTTTGAGCAGTTGGGAAACAATACTCAAGCTTTTATCGGAGAATTAATGAAACGCCCTGAAATTGCTTTTGCATTTACAACCTATGCAGCAGGAAATCCTCAATATACAATTGATGTAGATACGGATAAAGCCAATCAATTGGGAGTTTCTGTAACCGAATTAATGCAGACCATGCAGATTTATTATGGAAGTAGCTTCGTTTCAGATTTCAACAGATTCGGGAAATACTACAGGGTAATGGCTCAGGCAGATATTCCTTACAGAACCGATGCGAATTCTATGGAAGGAATTTATGTTAAAAATAAAACCGGCGAGATGGTTCCTGTAAAGACTTTGGTCACATTAAAAAGATCTTTCGGGCCAGAAACCGTTTCAAGAAACAACTTATTTAACGCTGTAACCATCAACGGAACTCCAAAACCTGGTTACAGTACGGGAGATGCAATCAAAGCGGTAGAAGAAGTTGCCCAGAAATCACTTCCTCGTGGATACGGTTACGAATGGACAGGAATTACCCGTGAAGAAATCAAAACCGGTGGACAGACTGCTTTTGTATTTATGTTGAGTATTCTGTTTGTATATTTTCTTTTGGCAGCTCAGTACGAAAGTTATGTTCTTCCGTTCGCAGTTATTTTGACTATTCCAACAGGGATTTTCGGAGTATTTGCTTTCACAGGATTAGCCGGAATTGATAATAATATTTACGTTCAGGTCGGATTAATCATGCTCGTCGGATTGCTAGCGAAAAACGCGATTCTGATCGTGGAATTTGCCGTTCAGCGAAGAAAAGCTGGAAAAACATTAATTGAATCAGCTCTTCAGGCTTCAAGATTACGTTTGAGACCAATTCTGATGACTTCATTTGCCTTTATCATTGGTATGTTACCCTTGGTTTGGACTCAAGGTGCAGCCGCAAAAGGTAACCACTCCATCGGAATAAGTACTGTTGGCGGAATGTTTACAGGAGTTGTCTTCGGGATTTTCATTATTCCGGTGATGTACGTAATCTTCCAGTATTTACATGAAAAAATGCCGAGCAGAAAGAATAAAAGACTTCAAAAACAAAAACTTTTAGCAGCAGCACATTAA